The genomic segment GCTCCTCTAATATGCCAACGCTGCCAAATCATTTGCAGGGGTAGAGATGCTCCAACAGTGTGCATGTCAGCAACAGCAGACTGATCTTTGGGTTCTCGTATATTTTACGAGAATAGATGCCTTTGGGATAATTCATACGGAAATgattcagtggttttaataGGACATTATTGTCTATTGTGCCAGAGCTGTTAACCAGAGCACTaggcatatttattttatactaaaTGTAAATTGAAAGACAGTCTGTGTACTCTTCCTTGATCTCCTTGGTAAATCATCATTTCTCAGTGGTGTGGAGCATTTAATAAAGAAACCATATTTATTTCAAGAATATAGAGTCAACAATGataacattaataaacacaatCACTATCATGTATAAACTATCTAACACAGAATATAGATCtctctctgatttttttttttttttttacatggctattaaaatatacttcaaaagAGCATAAATAATCACATTTGCAATCAACAATCAaccaaatttaataataataataaaaaaaacatgtctaaGGGCAGTGGGCTAAACCCCTTCACCTCCATCAGTAATTGCACATAGAGCTCATGCTCACATAACTCTCaggcgcgcgcgcacacacacacactttctctcttttggTTAAAGGTAATGACCACATAATGTTCAAAACTACACAGTAGGAAAAGTCtgaacattaaatattatttggAATGTTATGTGTGTCATCTCAAAACGATATACTAGGGATGTATCGATACCAATTATTGTTCCTATAGCGACCTCATTTACTCGTgttcatatttgtaaaaatgcTCCAATATCAACATCTAATACCAAGTGAGACTTTGTGACTTGTGCATTTGCTAGCTAGGTGAGAAAACAAATGTCTACAGCTAACACTAGCTGAGTGAAAACAACAGGTCCTATCCAGTATATTGTTCTTGAAGATCAGCAACTATCAGTTTCAACGAGGGATTCAGATGCAACGAAGACAAGGAAACATACTTTATTTACAGCTGTAGTCTACAGAATcgctttttcttttaaagtgaAACAAACCCTGCTCTTTTTAAACGGGGGCAACATTCAGAGCTATACGGCACATTCTGTGGCATCTCTGTTTGCTTAATACCAGGTAGGTTACTCTTTTCTCGGTATCATTatgatgaatataaaaaaaagcatatactcaaactctggaaaaaaaagaattgtatcAGTGCACCcctactacaaccccaattccataaaagttgggaggctgtgtaaaatgtaaataaaagcagaatgcaatgatttgcaaatctcataaacccatatgttattcacaatagaacactgaaaacatatccaatgtttaaactgagtaaatgtactattttaagaaaaaaaataaggtcattttgagcctgatggccgcaacacgtctcgataaaattgggacggggcaacaaaaggctggaaaagtaagtgttactaaaaacaaacagctggaggttaattggaaacaggtcagtaacatgattgggtataaaaagagtatcttagagaggcagtgtctttcagaagtaaagatgggcagaagttcaccaatctgcgaaaaactgcaatTTCTACAACTAATTAACTtcattagttgcaaaatgttcctccagctgtttctttttaacatttacttctccagccttttgttgccccgtcccaacttttttgagacgtgtcaaattaaaaaaaaatcaccttattgtttcctcagtttaaacatctgatatgttttctatgttctattgtgaataacatatgggtttatgagatttgcaaatcactgcattctgtttctattttacacagtgtcctaacttatttgGAATTGGGGGTTGTACATCCTGAAGTAAAGAGTGGATATTGAGAGAATGAACTCTACATGAaaattacacaaaacacacaagaacacaaacaaaaacacacgtcATGCAATCTGTTAATGCACATGAATGTATGCACAactatacactcacatacatgcAGACACACTCTGTTATAGGCAATAATCATAACCAAACTATTCTAGAATTAACATACATAAAAGGAGGGCTCAGTAGAATCCACTTTTCAGTGTAGAATTttcttcactcacacacacacacacacacacacacacatacacacatacacacacacacacacacacatacacacacacacacacacatacacacacatacacacacatacacacacatacacacacatacacacacatacacacacacacaaaccctgaGGTTGGGGtgattttttttgccaaacaaACGTTCCAAGACTCGATTGGGAGACTTAATGCTTCAGTCCATGTTTCTGATAAAGCTCCTATGGGCCGCCGCTGTAGGAGTAATCTGCTTTATTGTGCATCACCAGCTTGTTGTCGACAAAATAGAAGCTGTCCGACTGGGTCTCGTATGGGTATTGGATCATCTCGTTCACTACGAAACAAAGTGCGGAAGACATCAGTTACTGAGCAGCTACACATCCACATTCTGATGTCCCATCCCTAATGAACATGCTATTCGAGGAACTACACTGTTAATCTTTCCAATCCTTATCATCCTGTGAAAAAAACCACTTCGATAACCTAATAAGGAATCcgttttattattgatttttagATTGCTATTCAAAAGATATTTCAATTGATTAAACTAATTATTCCTTCCATGCCCCAAAAAACATGTCCGGAAGTGGATTGGCGACTCTAAATTGCTCCTGGTTATGAATGAGCGTGTGAACGTGTGCATGGTGCGCTGGGTCATTAAGGTTGTATTTCCGGCTCAAGCCCAGTCTTCAGGATAAGCTCCGGATCTACCATAAGCTTGACCGAGATAAAGCGGTtattgaagataaatgaatttattattaatttatggGGGGGAAACGGTGGCTGAGTGGTTAAcaggtttgcctcgcacctccggggagggcggagtttgcatgttgtccccgtgctttgggggtttcctctgggtactccggtttccttccccagtccaaagacatgccctgtaggctgactggcatttccaaattgtgcccaatgttccctgggatagtctccaggctccccgagaccttgtgtagaataagcggcatggagaatggatagatggatggaatattaatttattatgttGGAACGTTGAGTCAGATTTCAGATGTGAGAAATATAATTGTAATTGCAGGCAAATGTGGTTCCACACAACATAGTATAAACTGGGTTAAACAAAAAGCAGAactttcacaaaaaaaacaaacaaaaaaaaattattggcaccatcaGTTTCTTCAAAttagaaatgagaaaaatacactgACCCCATTCATGCAAATAAAGCTTCATGAGGAATGTATTTTGACAGTGACAGAAGTGGTCTGTGTGGTAAACGGTCATAAACACAATTCACTTTGCCAGATGGTGGGGTATTCTTACACTATAAAAATGAGCATGCGCAAGCGTTTTACTTGAATCAGCCCTACAGAAGACACTTTTAGCCTGAAGATTCCTGTGAGCATGGCCTCTACTCTGTGCTGGTGCTTAATGAGGATAAAGAAATTGGAGGAGCAGGTGAAAGGGCACTTACTGAGCTCCTCAGAGAGGGGAGGGAATTCATAGATGTGCTCGCAGGTGTTCTTGCTGCTGGGGATACAGAAACCAAACTCAAAGTCGAAGCTCTTCAGTAGCCGTCCTCGGAAGTAATGTCTCTCGATCATGCGGAAGTTGTTAATGGGAATGTCTCCTACTGTGAACTCCACCCTGCAGTGGTAGGGGGAAGACTAGTTACTCTTCAGGAAAGATTTCTATTGGCCATGTGCTGAGACATGGGATTTCAACTCCAATTAGACAATGTATCTCTCATTGATTCACGTGTTTTCCTTATATTAGTGGCCTTTTTTAGCCTCTTGGGTATTTTTTAATGCCTGAAATCTCTTTGGGTTTAATCAGACGAATGAACCACTGAAGCGTGATACAATGGGCAGCACACATACTAAGTTTATAATAGGGTCATCTAGAGCCATTGGGTTCTGATTATAAGTTTCCGTGCCCTGTACTTACGTAGCGCCGACTTGTCGTAGCCGCAGAAAAGCTGGAGTGAACTGGTAGCGCACAAAGCGCCCGGCGTTGGGGTCAAGGTCCTTTCTTCCGTCCTCTGCGCTCTCTGTGTAGCACAAAGGAGGTGATATTACAGCTTGTGATTCTGAAGCTGCGCTTATAAAGCACTGTATCTAAATGGAAATCAGAGCAAGCATTTCATAGTGTCTACATCTTGTGGGTAGAATGAGGAGCTGGATGGAGGTGGGGGTCACAGTGAGAACTCACCCAGAGCAGGAGGCTTAGTGATCTCAAAAAGAACAGTCCCCGTCTCCATGTCGCGAATCTTGAACCTGGTGAACTCTATCTTGTGGACATTATCCTCTGGACTACACAGGTAATCTGTGGAAATAAAAGGAAACTAACATGTAGTATACTGAGCTTCTTTTGGTAGTAAAACGTGGAACgttattgaaatatttcaggtCATTACTGGAAATTCAAAGATTCTCGTCATGTCGAGGATTACTCATGTAAGTGTTAGTATGCATCATGATGTGACACTGGTCCTTGCGTCACAAAATCTGTTGTGATGATGTCTCATGTGAGAGATAAAAATGGTTTATGTTCATTTATACCATActcaaacctgattggtcagaaggaccAATCCGTTTGCTCAGTAATaagctgtgtttttattggCTGGTGAGGGGATGACTCTTTCTACCTGCTATAActtaagtgagaacaggaactaacttgttttttgGGTGTTCCACACCATTAAACGCAAGGTCTTGAATACATTAACTACATTTTCTCAAAAGTTCTTTGGATGCTCtctatacatttaaaaactgtttatcAAGGCTTTTTGAATGGTTAACCATTCCAGCTTTCCAAAGGGGTTCTACTTGAAATCTTTTGTGAGAGGGAAACTATCAGTTGTCTGATTCTACATAGAAATACATAGAAAAGGTTCCCCTGGAAGGACAGGTAGTTTAGGGAACATTTTGTTCCAAGATTGTATGTTTCACATTATATGAGCCATGATTCCTCTCAAGAATGGTGTCAAAATGACTGCAATCAGATACTACTCTTAGAAAAAGGGTCCTCCAAGGGTTCCTTAAAAGGTTTTTAGATGACTGTAAGAGTTCTGTTTAGGGCCTCTAACTGAAACACTGTTGTAGGATTCCACATAGAACCTCAAAAAAACCTCCAGCGGATCaactaaagaacccttaagggtattagataaatattttttcaaggAGTGTATAGTTTAACATGTCGCAGCAAGGAAAAGATGGGTACTTAAGACAGAGTGTGTTTTCCCCTGTGTCCCTTGTTCTCTGCttctctcacctcccaaaaacatgctggtaggtggactgCATActctaaattacccctaggtgtgaacaggtttgtgactgagtgtgtgtatggtgccctgcaatgaactgggatcccatccagggtgtatttccagTTCAGATCCAGCGTTCCCAGTAGAGACACTAATACCACAAGATGGTGTCATGTGATCTCTACAATTCATTGAAAATTTTACACTTGAGTCCTGAAGCAAAGTTAGGAAAATGACAGTGAACACGAGAGGTGACTCATTTAGATGTGCCAGACTCCCAGGACACGTGTCCACTCACGTGAGCTCTCCCTTTAAGGCTGGATTATACCCAAGAATATTATATTCTTcacattatttcttttaaatgactTGACGGATAAGAAAATTACACTTCTATCAAAATTGTTCGTTATTATAAGCCTAAATGTTCATAGAATTGAATGTGTTTAGAAATATGAAAGTTACACTAAATATGCTTCTTTTAGGATATTGATCATTTCCCAATCTGTGAAATTGTCTGGAATGTAACGGCAATTTtaattcaaacaaaacaaaaattttaagATGGCCTAACTGGTTTGGGGTCTGTGGCTGGCAAGTTCCagtaaatataaagcagtacaTACTGCAAAAATAAACCTAATTTGTACAAATTTGTCTAACGTGCTGAAGATTTAAACTGttgtgtttataaaataaatgtgcatgCTGTGTTCATAAGGAGGTTGATTTTCACGATTTCATGAAGGAGTCTCCGGCTGCAAAACAGTTTGAGAACCTACACTATAAAAACTAAACAGTATCAGTCTCAGTAATTATGATCAGTAATGTTTAGTGAGTTGTACCAATCTGTCACATAACTAAAGCACTGAAAGGTTAGAATGAAGTCATAATG from the Ictalurus furcatus strain D&B chromosome 17, Billie_1.0, whole genome shotgun sequence genome contains:
- the unc119a gene encoding protein unc-119 homolog A isoform X1; amino-acid sequence: MRVKQGAEGGLPCTTEEELLKKPVITPEDVLGLQRITDNYLCSPEDNVHKIEFTRFKIRDMETGTVLFEITKPPALESAEDGRKDLDPNAGRFVRYQFTPAFLRLRQVGATVEFTVGDIPINNFRMIERHYFRGRLLKSFDFEFGFCIPSSKNTCEHIYEFPPLSEELSKCPFTCSSNFFILIKHQHRVEAMLTGIFRLKVSSVGLIQVKRLRMLIFIV
- the unc119a gene encoding protein unc-119 homolog A isoform X2, with the protein product MRVKQGAEGGLPCTTEEELLKKPVITPEDVLGLQRITDNYLCSPEDNVHKIEFTRFKIRDMETGTVLFEITKPPALESAEDGRKDLDPNAGRFVRYQFTPAFLRLRQVGATVEFTVGDIPINNFRMIERHYFRGRLLKSFDFEFGFCIPSSKNTCEHIYEFPPLSEELMNEMIQYPYETQSDSFYFVDNKLVMHNKADYSYSGGP